From the Synechococcus sp. KORDI-49 genome, the window TCCCATCTCGACGATCTTCACCGGTCCGCTGAGTTGCCCGGCCGTGGATTGGAAATTGGTGATCAGTCCGCCGAAGCCACGCACGGTCTGCTGAATCAGCTGCAGGAACTCCGACACGGTGTATCGAATCAGTTCGACAGGCCCGCTCACCGGACGACTGGCTGCGCTGAGATTCACCTGCAGTTGAGCTCCGATCCGCCCTTCACCCTGTTGCTCGTCAGGACGCAGGAGGATCACGTCACTGCTGTCCTGGCGTTCGCGGGTCAGCGAAAGGGTCTGCTGCGGAGCAGCCTTGATTTGCCGCACCATGGACTGGACACCGTCTTGGCCGGCGGCAAGTCCCGCGTCATCGATGGAGAGGATGCGGTCTCCAGGACGCAGCCCCGCCGTGTCCGCCGCTCCCCCGGGCTGAACGTTCACCACCAGCACGCCCGGCTCGGGATCCGCGGGCAAACCGATCACAGCGAACTGTCCGAACAAGACCAGAAGTGCCAGCAGCAGGTTGGCCAGAATTCCAGCCGACACCACAAGGGCCTGCTGGGACAACGGACGGTTGCGTTTCAGATCCGGGTCATCAGCCGGAATGGAGCTGTTCTCATCCTCATCGGGAAAGGCGACGAAGCCGCCCAGCGGCAGCATGCGGATCGCATAGGTAACGCCGCGGCGCTGGCGTTTGATCAGGGCAGGGCCAAAACCGATCGAGAAGCCGCTGACACGCATTCCCAGCAGCGTGGCCGCCAGGAAGTGGCCGGCTTCATGCACTGCGATCAGCAGGGCCAGGACTGCTATCGCTGCAAACACATTCATTCAGCCGTCAACCCCGCATTCGGCTCATTCTGGCTGCAGTCGTTCGCGGCCGACGTAGGGAACAAGGGCGTCGGGCATCCGGATGCTGCCGTCCGGCTGCTGGCCGTTCTCCAGCAGGGCCGCCATCGTGCGACCCACCGCCAGTCCACTGCCGTTCAGGGTGTGGACCAACTTGGTGTTCTTGCCTTCCTTGGTGCGGATGGAGGAGCGCCTGGCCTGGAAATCGCCGCAGACGCTGCAGCTGGAGATTTCCCGGTACGCGCCGGCTCCCGGCAGCCACACCTCCAGGTCGTAGGTCCTGCGGGCCGAGAAGCCGATGTCGCCGGTGCAGAGATCGAGCACCCGGTAAGGCAGTTCCAGAGCCTGCAGCACCGCTTCGGCATCGGCGGTGATCTGCTGGTGGGCCTCCTCGGAGTGATCCGGATGCGCGAACCAGTACAGCTCAACCTTGTTGAACTGATGGAGACGGATTAGTCCACGGGTGTCACGGCCGTAGCTTCCCGCCTCGCGCCGGAAGCATGGGCTGTAGGCGGCATAGCGGAGGGGAAGCTGATCCGCCGGGATGATCTCATCGCGATGCAGGGAGGTCACAGGAACCTCGGCTGTGGGGGTCAGCCAGAGGTCATCGTCGGAGCAGCGGAAACAGTCTTCAGCGAATTTGGGCAGCTGACCTGAGCCCGTGAGGCTGGCGCTGTTCACCAGCACCGGAGGAAGCACCTCCCGGTAACCCTTGCTGGTGTGGAGATCCAGCATGAAGTTGATCAGGCCCCGCTCCAGCCTGGCTCCCTGACCCATCAGGGTGACGAAGCGGCTCTGGGCGATGCGCACCGAGCGCTCGGTGTCGAACAGGTTCAGACGTTCGGCGATCTGCCAGTGCTCCTCAAGGCCCTCCTCCTTTCGAGGCGTTCCCCATCGCCGCAGTTCAATGTTGTCGGATTCATCCCTGCCGTCGGGGCAGTCAGGAGAGGGAAGATTCGGATACGTGAGCAGCTGCTCCTTCAGCTGAGAGGAGAGGTGCTTTTCCTCCTCTTCCAGTACGGCCACCTTCTGCTTGATGGCGTTGCCCTGATGCCGCAGTTCAGCCACCTCGTCCCCTTTCGGATCGGCGCCGCTCTTGATCTTCTGGCCGACCTCTTTTCCGATGCGGTTGCCCTCCGCCTGCAGACCGCTGCGTTCTTCCTCAAGCTTCCGCTGCTGCTGGGCGATCACCTGCAGTCGCGTCAGATCGACAGCCTTGCCCCGACGCCCCAGTTCATTGGCGATCTGTTCGGGATTGTCACGCACAAGGCGCTGGTCGAGCACGGGTCCTGCGGCGAGGGCGCGGGCAGCCTATGGCAGGCCGATCAGAGCACCTGGCCGACCATGACAGCGGCGACGGCGGAAAAGAGCGTGATGCCCAGCGCGGTGAGGGGGTTCTGACCCTGCGCCACGGCCACGGTTGTGATCACACCGGCACCGAGGCAGGCCACGGCGAGCTGTGAGGTGAGATCGTTCTGGCGCTCCAAGGTGCTGATGCAATTGCTTGGACCGTAGGGAGATGGCTTAACCCCGCCTTCATGAACCACCGCCTTCTTTACGCCACGTCAGGGTTCGTTACGTGTCGCAATGGAGGCGGGGCGGGCCCGGCCCCCTGAGGCCCATTGCTTCAGCGCTTCCAGTTGTTCGCTGGCGGTCCGGGAGAGAGGGACCAGCTGGGACGCGGCCCGGATCAGATCCGTCTCGCTCAGTTCCCGAGCGTCGGCGAAGGCCAGATGCATCGCTTCAATCACCGTCTGCTCCAGTTCGGCACCTGAGAATCCATCACTGCGACTGACCACCGTCGCCAGTGGAAGACCCAGTCCCGGGCGCCGGCGCTCCAGATGCAGCTCCAGAATTCTCCGCCGCTCCTCGCTGCTGGGGAGGTTGAGCAGGAAGATCTCGTCGAAACGTCCCTTGCGCAGCAGTTCCGGAGGCAACTGCTCGACCCCGTTCGCCGTCGCCACGACAAAAACCGCTGATCGTTTCTCCGCCATCCAGGTCAGCACGCTGGCCAGCACCCGCTGGCTGGTGCCGCCGTCGCTGCGACCATCGCCACCGAATCCCTTGTCGATCTCATCGATCCAGAGAACGCAGGGGGCCATCGCTTCGGCCCGTTGAATGGTTTCCCTGGTGCGTGCCTCGCTGGCACCCACCAGACCGGCAAACAGTCGACCCACATCCAGACGCAGCAAAGGCATCGACCAGCTACGGGCGATGGCCTTCGCCGTCATCGATTTGCCGGTTCCCTGGGGACCCACCAGCAGCACTCCCCTCGGCAGAGGCAGTCCGAAACGTCGTGCTTCTTCGGAGAAGGCGCGATGACGTTGCTGCAGCCAGACCTTCAGGGCTTCGAGGCCGCCGATCGCCTCCGTGCCGAGATCACTGCTGCAGAACTCCAGCACCTCACTGCGGGCGATCGTCTGACGCTTCTCTTCCAGAACTTCGGCAAGGTCCTCCGCCCCGAGCTGGCCGCGTCGGGCCAGGGCGCGAGCCGCCACCTGACGCACACGCATCTCGCTCAGACCGCTGCAGGCCCGGGTGAGCTCCTCAAGAGCCGGCGGTGCAAGCGGTTCACCGCTGCTGATGCTGATGCTGGTGATCAGCTGACGCAGATCCTCTCCGTCCGGAAGGGGAAGATCCAGCAGCGTCAAGGTCTCCTCAAGGTCCTGAGGAGGGGTCCATGCACCGCAGCACAGCACCAGGGTGTGTGGTGTGCTGCGCAGGGAGCCGTTCAGGTTCCGCAGCATCCTTGCCACGCCGGGATCGTCGCAGAAGCGATGGAAGTCCTTGACCATCAGCAGGGTTGGACTGCTGGCCTCCAACTGCTGAAGCCACTGGAGAATCGCCATCGGCTGACGGCTGCCGAGTCCATCGGAATTCAGCACCCCGCTGAGTCCCTCGATGAAATCCCAGCAGGCGAGCCGCCGTTGCAGGCGTTGGGTCGCCTGGGCCAGCAGGTCCTGAACCCGGCCTTCCTCATGGCTGCGGATCCAGATCAAGGGCGTGCGGGCACGGATCAGCAGATCGAGCTGGTCGCTCCAGGCAGCGCTGCTCATCGGTTCCGAAGCTGGCGGAGAGCCTCCCAGCGGGGGTCCTGGACGGCCCCGTCATGGTCTTGATTCAGACCGGGAGCCCCAGGACAGTGATCCCCACAGCGGTTGACCACCGGTCTCTGCAGATGAAGCTGCTCGAACACCCATTGCTCAGGGTCGAAGTGACCCCGCGGGTCCAGGCATTCCACCAAACCCTCCATGCTGGCGACGTCTTCCGAAGCCTCCAGCTCCTGCTCCGACGGTGGAGCATCACCGAGCCAGATCAGTTCGGAGGGGCTGCAGCTCAGCTGCTGATTGAACTGCCCTAGGCAGCGGTCACAGGTCAGGGTGACGATGGTGGCGAGTTCCGCGTCCACCGCCAGCACATTGCCGCGATGCTCTGCCGTCAGATG encodes:
- the rseP gene encoding RIP metalloprotease RseP; translated protein: MNVFAAIAVLALLIAVHEAGHFLAATLLGMRVSGFSIGFGPALIKRQRRGVTYAIRMLPLGGFVAFPDEDENSSIPADDPDLKRNRPLSQQALVVSAGILANLLLALLVLFGQFAVIGLPADPEPGVLVVNVQPGGAADTAGLRPGDRILSIDDAGLAAGQDGVQSMVRQIKAAPQQTLSLTRERQDSSDVILLRPDEQQGEGRIGAQLQVNLSAASRPVSGPVELIRYTVSEFLQLIQQTVRGFGGLITNFQSTAGQLSGPVKIVEMGAQLSEQGGGGLALFTALISINLAVLNAFPVPLLDGWQMLMLGIEAVAGRPVPERLQLAFAQSGFLLLTGLTLVLIVRDTSQLPAVQQLMAR
- the serS gene encoding serine--tRNA ligase; amino-acid sequence: MLDQRLVRDNPEQIANELGRRGKAVDLTRLQVIAQQQRKLEEERSGLQAEGNRIGKEVGQKIKSGADPKGDEVAELRHQGNAIKQKVAVLEEEEKHLSSQLKEQLLTYPNLPSPDCPDGRDESDNIELRRWGTPRKEEGLEEHWQIAERLNLFDTERSVRIAQSRFVTLMGQGARLERGLINFMLDLHTSKGYREVLPPVLVNSASLTGSGQLPKFAEDCFRCSDDDLWLTPTAEVPVTSLHRDEIIPADQLPLRYAAYSPCFRREAGSYGRDTRGLIRLHQFNKVELYWFAHPDHSEEAHQQITADAEAVLQALELPYRVLDLCTGDIGFSARRTYDLEVWLPGAGAYREISSCSVCGDFQARRSSIRTKEGKNTKLVHTLNGSGLAVGRTMAALLENGQQPDGSIRMPDALVPYVGRERLQPE
- a CDS encoding AAA family ATPase codes for the protein MSSAAWSDQLDLLIRARTPLIWIRSHEEGRVQDLLAQATQRLQRRLACWDFIEGLSGVLNSDGLGSRQPMAILQWLQQLEASSPTLLMVKDFHRFCDDPGVARMLRNLNGSLRSTPHTLVLCCGAWTPPQDLEETLTLLDLPLPDGEDLRQLITSISISSGEPLAPPALEELTRACSGLSEMRVRQVAARALARRGQLGAEDLAEVLEEKRQTIARSEVLEFCSSDLGTEAIGGLEALKVWLQQRHRAFSEEARRFGLPLPRGVLLVGPQGTGKSMTAKAIARSWSMPLLRLDVGRLFAGLVGASEARTRETIQRAEAMAPCVLWIDEIDKGFGGDGRSDGGTSQRVLASVLTWMAEKRSAVFVVATANGVEQLPPELLRKGRFDEIFLLNLPSSEERRRILELHLERRRPGLGLPLATVVSRSDGFSGAELEQTVIEAMHLAFADARELSETDLIRAASQLVPLSRTASEQLEALKQWASGGRARPASIATRNEP
- a CDS encoding DUF177 domain-containing protein, giving the protein MIQGLEPVALQELRALGAPRNWPVEGHLEAMPSLTPVRGHLTAEHRGNVLAVDAELATIVTLTCDRCLGQFNQQLSCSPSELIWLGDAPPSEQELEASEDVASMEGLVECLDPRGHFDPEQWVFEQLHLQRPVVNRCGDHCPGAPGLNQDHDGAVQDPRWEALRQLRNR